From a single Sinorhizobium sp. RAC02 genomic region:
- a CDS encoding sigma-70 family RNA polymerase sigma factor → MGEKNILTDRFEAERGRLSAVAFRMLGSRAEAEDAVQEAWLRLERTGGDGIDNPSGWLTTVVGRICLDMLRARTRRREDPIDGDDGEMQHVDPQAAADEQTALADSVGLALLVVLERLAPAERLAFVLHDMFDVPFEEIGRIVGRTPVAARQLASRARRRVQGLPETPSADYERRKRVVAAFLTASRDGDFSGLLAVLDPEVVFHADADAVRLGSLSEMHGAQAVATNFKGKATAARLALIDGQLGLAVVLGGELRVVVLIEVEGERIVTIDSLADPALLAAMEVVYL, encoded by the coding sequence ATGGGCGAAAAAAATATTCTGACGGATCGTTTCGAGGCCGAACGCGGGCGTCTCAGCGCCGTGGCCTTCCGCATGCTGGGCTCGCGCGCGGAGGCGGAAGATGCGGTGCAGGAGGCCTGGCTGCGGCTCGAGCGCACGGGTGGCGATGGCATCGACAATCCATCCGGCTGGCTGACGACCGTCGTCGGCCGCATCTGCCTCGACATGCTGCGCGCCCGCACGAGGCGCCGCGAAGACCCGATCGACGGCGACGATGGCGAGATGCAGCATGTCGATCCGCAGGCGGCGGCGGACGAGCAGACGGCGCTTGCCGATTCCGTCGGCCTGGCGCTCCTCGTCGTACTGGAACGCCTGGCGCCGGCCGAACGGCTCGCCTTCGTGCTGCATGACATGTTCGATGTGCCCTTCGAGGAGATCGGCCGCATCGTTGGCCGCACGCCGGTTGCCGCGCGCCAGCTGGCGAGCCGCGCCCGCCGCCGCGTGCAGGGCCTGCCGGAGACGCCGTCAGCGGATTACGAGCGCCGCAAGCGCGTGGTCGCCGCCTTCCTCACGGCCTCTCGCGACGGCGATTTTTCCGGCCTGCTCGCCGTGCTGGATCCCGAGGTGGTCTTCCACGCGGATGCCGACGCGGTGCGGCTCGGCTCGCTCTCGGAAATGCACGGCGCTCAGGCCGTCGCGACAAACTTCAAGGGCAAGGCGACCGCCGCAAGGCTCGCGCTCATCGACGGCCAGCTCGGCCTTGCCGTGGTGCTCGGCGGCGAGCTGCGTGTCGTCGTGCTCATCGAGGTGGAGGGCGAGCGGATCGTCACCATCGATTCCTTGGCCGATCCCGCCCTGCTCGCCGCCATGGAGGTGGTCTATCTCTGA
- a CDS encoding carboxymuconolactone decarboxylase family protein, whose amino-acid sequence MQSRMNNIVAVLPKVMTAMQSLQAVAQDSGLPEKTAHLVHLRASQINGCGFCVDLHPRIMKKAGETDRRILSVAAWREAPFYTDAERAALALTEALTRIADREEPVPDTIWNEAARHYDEKTLAALVVEIASINVWNRFNVATRQVAGEWNP is encoded by the coding sequence ATGCAATCCCGTATGAACAACATCGTCGCCGTTCTCCCGAAGGTCATGACCGCCATGCAGTCGCTGCAGGCAGTCGCGCAGGATAGTGGCCTGCCAGAAAAGACCGCTCATCTCGTGCATCTGCGCGCCAGCCAGATCAATGGCTGCGGCTTCTGCGTCGACCTGCATCCGCGCATCATGAAGAAGGCCGGCGAGACCGACCGGCGCATCCTTTCGGTCGCCGCCTGGCGCGAGGCACCGTTCTACACCGATGCGGAGCGGGCGGCCCTTGCGCTCACCGAGGCGCTGACGCGCATCGCCGACCGCGAGGAGCCGGTGCCGGATACGATCTGGAACGAGGCCGCCCGCCACTATGATGAGAAGACGCTCGCCGCCCTCGTCGTCGAGATCGCCTCGATCAATGTGTGGAACCGCTTCAACGTCGCGACCCGGCAGGTCGCGGGGGAGTGGAACCCGTAA
- a CDS encoding MFS transporter gives MSESVITPKEAAPRLSSLFSRAYLFGTLMLGGGIMLHAVETYITATLMPSIVRDIGGLSLFAWATTIYVAASVLGSTFVAVRPESVTLNRCYVFGAVLFGIGSLVCAIAPTMETVLIGRAIQGLGAGFLVALGYAFIRFVYPEPLWSTASTLYAAVWGIATFLGPTIGGIFAAGSAWREAFALLVPLSILMALSAPKLLPSGEGERVTTKTPFPQIVLLVAAVVLLSFASSVTAPILRGALAAAAVLGVITAITIERHTEARLLPAGTISLSSPLARVYLTMLLLLVTICSDVYIPYFLQVLHAVTPLVSGYLVALLALGWTVAAFTTASLKGRRANQVILAGAAILAVATALLVVTLARYNPQSDILPLTIATVFIFLMGFGIGMGWAHLVTHVLRLAPAGETDKASAAITTMQALGAAFGAALAGVIVNSTGLIEPGGTEGALTAARWLYSLLALPAALAILLTLRLPVGKTAAGH, from the coding sequence ATGTCCGAGAGCGTCATCACCCCGAAGGAGGCCGCGCCGCGGCTTTCCAGCCTGTTTTCCCGCGCCTATCTGTTCGGCACGCTGATGCTTGGTGGCGGAATCATGCTGCATGCGGTGGAGACGTATATTACCGCGACGCTGATGCCCTCGATCGTGCGCGATATCGGCGGCCTTTCGCTGTTTGCCTGGGCGACGACGATCTATGTCGCGGCCTCCGTGCTCGGCTCGACCTTCGTCGCGGTCAGGCCGGAAAGCGTGACGCTCAACCGTTGCTACGTGTTCGGCGCGGTGCTGTTCGGCATCGGCAGCCTCGTCTGCGCCATCGCGCCGACCATGGAGACGGTGTTGATCGGCCGGGCGATCCAGGGGCTCGGCGCAGGTTTTCTCGTGGCCCTCGGTTATGCCTTCATCCGCTTCGTCTATCCGGAGCCGCTGTGGAGCACGGCATCGACGCTCTATGCGGCGGTCTGGGGCATCGCGACCTTCCTCGGCCCGACGATCGGCGGCATCTTTGCGGCCGGCAGCGCCTGGCGCGAGGCCTTTGCACTGCTCGTTCCGCTGTCGATCCTGATGGCGCTTTCCGCGCCGAAACTGCTGCCATCAGGCGAAGGCGAGCGGGTGACGACAAAAACACCCTTCCCGCAGATCGTGCTGCTGGTGGCGGCCGTCGTGCTGCTCTCCTTCGCAAGCTCCGTGACGGCACCGATCCTGCGCGGCGCCCTGGCCGCCGCCGCCGTGCTCGGCGTGATCACCGCCATCACGATCGAGCGGCATACCGAGGCGCGCCTGCTGCCGGCCGGCACGATCAGCCTCTCCTCGCCGCTCGCCCGCGTCTATCTCACCATGCTGCTGTTGCTGGTGACGATCTGCTCGGACGTCTACATTCCCTATTTCCTCCAGGTGCTGCATGCCGTGACGCCGCTGGTCTCCGGCTATCTCGTGGCGCTTCTGGCGCTCGGCTGGACGGTCGCCGCCTTTACCACCGCAAGCCTCAAGGGGCGGCGGGCCAATCAGGTCATCCTTGCGGGTGCCGCGATCCTGGCGGTGGCGACGGCGCTGCTCGTCGTCACGCTCGCGCGGTACAATCCGCAGAGTGACATCCTGCCGCTCACCATCGCCACCGTCTTCATCTTCCTGATGGGTTTCGGCATCGGCATGGGCTGGGCGCATCTCGTCACGCATGTGCTGCGCCTCGCCCCCGCCGGCGAGACGGACAAGGCCTCGGCGGCGATCACCACCATGCAGGCGCTCGGCGCAGCCTTCGGGGCAGCCCTTGCGGGTGTCATCGTCAACTCCACCGGGCTCATCGAACCGGGCGGCACCGAAGGGGCGCTGACGGCGGCACGCTGGCTCTACTCGCTGCTTGCATTGCCGGCGGCGCTCGCGATCCTGCTGACACTCAGGCTTCCCGTCGGCAAAACTGCGGCGGGGCATTGA
- a CDS encoding sensor domain-containing diguanylate cyclase — translation MAHNDAILPLTLIRDRATTDLILSGLDASGVAFALFSPEDDLSYGSTAFKALFDVRPGTRTFAEIMRNCHMTSTGPKVDTPIEDFLDMARKKRRSSPQRTFEIDTSDDRWFLVNETLLPGGWLWHVFTDITMLKSNEQVLQLARDAAQRAADTDPLTGLLNRRAGMERLAAEMRSAARDGTALSLALIDLDHFKSVNDRYGHSKGDQVLQHFAAAGRQQLRGGDVFARIGGEEFLVLMPETGIEEAVNAIERLRRHIAREENRADLNCAYTMSAGVAEYCDTAAEDLFERADRALYCAKRHGRDRIEQAD, via the coding sequence ATGGCGCACAATGATGCGATCCTGCCGCTCACGCTGATCCGCGACCGGGCCACGACCGACCTCATTCTTTCCGGGCTCGATGCCTCCGGCGTCGCCTTCGCGCTGTTTTCGCCGGAAGACGACCTTTCCTACGGTTCCACGGCGTTCAAGGCGCTGTTCGACGTGCGGCCCGGCACGCGCACCTTCGCCGAGATCATGCGCAACTGCCACATGACGAGCACCGGCCCGAAGGTCGACACGCCGATCGAGGATTTTCTCGACATGGCGCGCAAAAAGCGGCGCAGCAGCCCGCAGCGCACCTTCGAGATCGACACCAGCGACGATCGCTGGTTCCTGGTCAACGAGACGCTGCTGCCCGGCGGCTGGCTGTGGCACGTCTTCACCGACATCACCATGCTGAAATCGAACGAACAGGTGTTGCAGCTGGCGCGTGATGCCGCCCAGCGTGCGGCCGACACGGACCCCCTCACCGGCCTCCTCAACCGCCGTGCCGGCATGGAGCGGCTCGCGGCGGAAATGCGCAGTGCCGCGCGCGACGGCACTGCGCTGTCACTCGCCCTGATCGACCTCGACCATTTCAAGTCGGTCAACGACCGCTATGGCCATAGCAAAGGCGACCAGGTGCTCCAGCATTTCGCGGCCGCCGGGCGCCAGCAGTTGCGCGGCGGCGACGTTTTTGCCCGCATCGGCGGCGAGGAATTCCTGGTGCTGATGCCGGAAACCGGCATCGAGGAAGCGGTAAACGCCATCGAGCGGCTACGCCGCCACATCGCCCGCGAGGAGAACCGCGCGGACCTCAACTGCGCCTACACCATGTCGGCCGGTGTCGCGGAATATTGCGACACGGCGGCGGAGGATCTTTTCGAGCGGGCCGACCGGGCGCTTTATTGCGCCAAGCGTCACGGCCGCGACCGCATCGAGCAGGCGGACTGA
- a CDS encoding NAD(P)H-quinone oxidoreductase, which produces MTVPSSMLYVGLSEHGGPDNLAVAEGRTPQPRSGELLVRVEAAGINRPDVLQRKGDYPPPPDASPILGLEIAGEVVAIGDDVTGYEIGDKVCALANGGGYAQYCAVPATQALPFPKGFDAVKAAALPETFFTVWANLFMMAGLKPGESVLIHGGSSGIGTTAIQLASAFGSRVFATAGTLEKCDACVDLGASCAINYRSEDFCTVIAEETGKAGVDVILDMIGAAYFERNLKSLARDGRLSIIAFLGGTFAEKVSLAPILQKRLHLMGSAMRPRTAVEKQAIRDELLEKVWPLLEEGRIAPVIHAVMPYNDAAAGHRMMEHGDHIGKIMLTFD; this is translated from the coding sequence ATGACAGTTCCATCGTCCATGCTCTATGTCGGGCTCAGCGAACACGGCGGCCCGGATAATCTGGCGGTCGCCGAGGGCAGGACGCCTCAGCCCCGCAGCGGGGAACTTCTGGTGCGCGTCGAGGCGGCGGGCATCAACCGGCCGGACGTGCTGCAGCGCAAGGGCGATTATCCGCCGCCGCCGGATGCCAGCCCCATCCTCGGCCTGGAGATTGCCGGCGAGGTCGTCGCGATCGGCGACGATGTGACGGGCTACGAGATCGGCGACAAGGTCTGCGCGCTGGCGAATGGCGGCGGCTACGCACAATATTGCGCAGTGCCGGCGACCCAGGCGCTGCCCTTTCCGAAGGGCTTCGATGCCGTCAAGGCGGCGGCCCTGCCGGAGACCTTTTTCACCGTCTGGGCCAATCTCTTCATGATGGCCGGCCTGAAACCCGGCGAAAGCGTGCTGATCCACGGTGGCTCGAGCGGCATCGGCACGACGGCGATCCAGTTGGCCAGCGCCTTCGGCTCCCGCGTCTTTGCGACGGCCGGCACGTTGGAAAAATGCGACGCCTGCGTGGATCTCGGCGCCAGCTGTGCCATCAACTACCGCAGCGAGGATTTCTGCACCGTCATCGCGGAAGAAACCGGCAAGGCGGGCGTCGATGTCATCCTCGACATGATCGGTGCTGCCTATTTCGAGCGGAACCTGAAGTCGCTCGCCCGTGATGGGCGCCTGTCGATCATCGCCTTCCTCGGCGGCACCTTTGCCGAAAAGGTCAGCCTCGCCCCCATCCTGCAAAAGCGCCTGCATCTCATGGGCTCGGCCATGCGTCCGCGCACCGCGGTGGAAAAGCAGGCGATCCGCGACGAATTGCTGGAGAAGGTCTGGCCATTGCTGGAGGAGGGGCGCATCGCGCCGGTCATCCACGCGGTCATGCCATACAATGACGCCGCCGCCGGTCACCGCATGATGGAGCATGGCGATCACATCGGGAAGATCATGCTGACCTTCGACTGA
- a CDS encoding DUF1344 domain-containing protein, whose product MRVLLSNLAIVTVLTTPALALAAPQMATGTVKDYNKASMSLTLNDGTTFQLPKGFHDPGLKTGEKVSVSFDMSGKNHQAKTVKILR is encoded by the coding sequence ATGCGTGTTCTTCTTTCCAATCTTGCCATCGTCACCGTTCTCACCACACCGGCTCTTGCGCTGGCCGCCCCCCAAATGGCGACCGGGACGGTCAAGGACTATAACAAGGCGTCGATGTCTCTGACGCTCAATGACGGCACCACCTTCCAGCTTCCCAAGGGGTTCCACGATCCCGGACTGAAGACTGGCGAGAAGGTATCCGTCTCCTTTGACATGTCCGGCAAGAACCACCAGGCGAAGACCGTAAAAATCCTTCGCTGA
- a CDS encoding GGDEF domain-containing protein has product MSAAELLALRRFGDGEIVTLAKLVIETAFQPIVEAATGAVFGYESLMRGFDRLGFRSPLDLIDRAHEAGQLLALEHMVNSRAIAAFAALPDFRSRTLFINLDSRLVPEGADLVERLAGHLGRAGIPASSICFEISERFDNDTLPDFAILVRKLRLAGFKLAIDDFGVGHNGLKLLCDHQVDYLKIDRHFISGMESDARKRHLVRNTVNAAHVLGIRVIAEGVESEAEFVACREAGCDLVQGWFVSRPVTDFSTLSPVYPQVTRAGGIRRNSRTLDSILIRREIEQVAVLRENESLESVFEFFRRDPKRTFFPVLNANDEPRGILHEYHVKELSYHPFGRDLLKNKLYQKTLSHFVTTAPIADLDTPAEQLLDVFTGMGGNECVIMTENLRYAGILSASSLLKIINEKRLKTAEDQNPLTGLPGNRSIRDYLQDKALDGDELRCLCYFDFDNFKPFNDLYGFHKGDLALSMFASLMRREFIGDDVFIGHVGGDDFFAGICNRPVEAVREILERLLADFAREVRSLYSPEDRLAGEIRGRDRAGNATRFPLMRCSAVALVVPEGEVIGEAGQISSRIAALKADAKGSDGGLVLSSTSAGAQPVAAP; this is encoded by the coding sequence ATGTCCGCCGCCGAATTGCTAGCGCTTCGCCGTTTTGGAGATGGCGAGATCGTCACCCTCGCCAAGCTGGTGATCGAAACGGCCTTCCAGCCGATCGTCGAGGCTGCCACCGGCGCGGTGTTCGGCTACGAATCGCTGATGCGCGGCTTCGACCGCCTCGGTTTCCGCTCGCCGCTCGACCTGATCGACCGGGCGCATGAGGCAGGCCAGCTTCTGGCGCTGGAGCATATGGTCAACAGCCGCGCGATTGCCGCCTTCGCGGCCCTGCCGGATTTTCGCTCGCGCACGCTGTTCATCAATCTCGATTCCCGCCTCGTGCCGGAGGGTGCGGACCTCGTCGAGCGGCTTGCCGGTCATCTTGGCCGCGCCGGCATTCCGGCGTCCTCGATCTGCTTTGAGATTTCCGAGCGCTTCGACAACGATACGCTGCCGGATTTCGCCATCCTGGTCCGCAAGCTGCGCCTTGCCGGTTTCAAGCTCGCCATCGACGATTTCGGCGTCGGCCATAACGGGCTGAAATTGCTCTGCGATCATCAGGTCGACTATCTCAAGATCGATCGCCATTTTATCTCCGGCATGGAGTCCGATGCGCGAAAACGCCATCTGGTGCGCAACACGGTCAACGCCGCCCATGTGTTGGGCATCCGCGTCATCGCGGAAGGCGTGGAGAGTGAGGCGGAATTCGTCGCCTGCCGTGAGGCCGGCTGCGATCTGGTGCAGGGCTGGTTCGTCTCCCGGCCCGTCACCGATTTTTCCACGCTGAGCCCGGTCTACCCGCAGGTCACCCGCGCCGGCGGCATCCGTCGCAATTCCCGCACGCTGGACAGCATCCTCATCCGCCGCGAGATCGAGCAGGTCGCGGTGCTGCGCGAGAACGAAAGCCTGGAATCGGTCTTCGAGTTCTTCCGCCGCGATCCCAAGCGCACCTTCTTCCCGGTGCTCAACGCCAATGACGAGCCGCGCGGCATCCTGCACGAATACCATGTGAAGGAGCTGAGCTATCACCCGTTCGGCCGTGACTTGCTGAAGAACAAGCTCTACCAGAAGACCCTCTCGCATTTCGTCACGACGGCGCCGATCGCCGATCTCGACACGCCGGCCGAGCAGCTGCTCGACGTCTTCACCGGCATGGGCGGCAATGAATGTGTGATCATGACGGAGAACCTGCGTTATGCCGGCATTCTGTCCGCCTCGTCGCTCCTGAAGATCATCAACGAGAAGCGGCTGAAGACGGCGGAGGACCAGAACCCGCTGACCGGCCTTCCCGGCAACCGCTCGATCCGCGACTACCTGCAGGACAAGGCGCTCGACGGCGACGAGCTGCGCTGCCTGTGCTACTTCGATTTCGACAATTTCAAGCCGTTCAACGATCTCTACGGCTTTCACAAGGGCGACCTCGCGCTCTCGATGTTCGCCTCGCTGATGCGCCGCGAATTCATTGGTGACGATGTTTTCATCGGCCATGTCGGCGGCGATGATTTTTTTGCCGGCATCTGCAACCGGCCGGTCGAGGCGGTGCGGGAGATTCTGGAGCGCCTGCTTGCCGATTTCGCCCGCGAGGTGCGCTCGCTCTACTCGCCGGAGGATCGTCTTGCCGGGGAAATCCGCGGGCGCGACCGCGCCGGCAATGCGACGCGTTTCCCGTTGATGCGCTGCTCTGCCGTGGCTCTGGTCGTGCCGGAGGGCGAGGTGATCGGCGAGGCGGGGCAGATCAGCAGCCGGATCGCCGCCTTGAAGGCGGATGCCAAGGGAAGCGACGGGGGGCTCGTGCTGTCCTCGACATCCGCCGGAGCGCAGCCCGTGGCTGCGCCGTAG
- a CDS encoding EamA family transporter has protein sequence MKALLTSWQVWALGSAVFAALTAIFAKIGIAEVNSDFATFVRTVVILLALALMLTLAGNWQAPGSVPARSWIFLVLSGLATGASWLCYFRALQIGKAAQVAPVDKLSVVLVAVFAVLFLGEQLSTAHWLAVAMIGGGALLLALPI, from the coding sequence GTGAAGGCGCTTTTGACGTCCTGGCAGGTCTGGGCGCTCGGCTCCGCCGTCTTCGCCGCGCTGACGGCGATCTTCGCCAAGATCGGCATTGCCGAGGTCAACTCCGATTTCGCCACCTTCGTGCGCACCGTGGTGATCCTGCTGGCGCTGGCCCTCATGCTGACGCTTGCCGGCAACTGGCAGGCGCCCGGTTCCGTGCCGGCAAGGAGCTGGATTTTCCTCGTTCTCTCGGGTTTGGCGACCGGCGCGTCCTGGCTCTGCTATTTTCGCGCCTTGCAGATCGGCAAGGCCGCGCAGGTCGCTCCCGTCGACAAGCTCAGTGTCGTGCTCGTCGCGGTCTTTGCCGTTCTGTTTCTCGGCGAGCAGCTTTCGACGGCCCATTGGCTCGCCGTCGCGATGATCGGCGGCGGTGCCCTGCTGCTCGCTTTGCCTATATGA
- the crcB gene encoding fluoride efflux transporter CrcB, whose protein sequence is MGYLIVFLGAGIGGAGRHGVNVLAMRLFGPAFPVGTLVINVFGCLLMGLIAGFFAFRGHLPQEARLFLTTGILGGFTTFSAFSLDAALLWERGEVGLAALYVGASVILSLVAVAAGLALSRLMLAGGAL, encoded by the coding sequence ATGGGTTACCTGATCGTCTTTCTCGGGGCCGGCATCGGCGGTGCCGGCCGCCATGGCGTGAATGTGTTGGCCATGCGGCTGTTCGGCCCGGCCTTTCCCGTCGGCACGCTCGTCATCAACGTCTTCGGCTGCCTGCTGATGGGGTTGATCGCCGGTTTCTTCGCCTTTCGCGGGCACCTGCCGCAGGAGGCGCGGCTGTTCCTGACGACCGGTATCCTCGGCGGCTTCACCACCTTCTCCGCCTTTTCGCTTGATGCGGCGCTGCTCTGGGAGCGCGGCGAGGTGGGGCTTGCCGCGCTTTATGTCGGCGCCTCGGTGATCCTGTCGCTCGTCGCCGTGGCGGCGGGGCTTGCGCTATCGCGCCTTATGCTCGCAGGAGGTGCACTGTGA
- a CDS encoding HdeD family acid-resistance protein yields the protein MVLSPGMNPLSEVRAKWGWFVALGAVLLVFGGIAAANLFIATVASVYYVGMLMIVGGAVHLAHAFQVKAWRETIAWALSALLYLAAGVLAFVNPVLTSAVLTLLMAAALLVAGVFRIFAAWRVRPEKGWGWLMAGGVVTALAGVVFLLGWPVNSLWLLGLFLAFDLAMQGWALIAFGLALRK from the coding sequence ATGGTCCTCTCTCCCGGAATGAACCCTCTCTCCGAGGTTCGCGCCAAATGGGGCTGGTTCGTCGCCCTTGGCGCCGTCCTGCTGGTTTTCGGCGGCATCGCCGCGGCCAACCTGTTCATCGCGACGGTCGCCTCGGTATATTATGTCGGCATGCTGATGATCGTCGGCGGCGCGGTGCATCTGGCTCACGCCTTCCAGGTCAAGGCGTGGCGGGAGACCATCGCCTGGGCGCTGAGCGCGCTGCTTTATCTCGCGGCCGGCGTGCTGGCCTTCGTCAATCCGGTGCTGACATCGGCCGTGCTCACCCTGCTGATGGCCGCGGCACTGCTCGTCGCCGGTGTCTTCCGCATCTTTGCCGCCTGGCGCGTCCGGCCGGAAAAGGGCTGGGGCTGGCTGATGGCGGGCGGTGTCGTTACCGCGCTCGCCGGCGTGGTCTTCCTGCTCGGCTGGCCGGTCAACAGCCTGTGGCTGCTCGGCCTCTTCCTCGCCTTCGACCTCGCCATGCAGGGCTGGGCGCTGATCGCCTTCGGCCTGGCGCTGCGCAAGTAG
- the betI gene encoding transcriptional regulator BetI: MPKVGMEPVRRKALVDATLRAVGDHGSLTVTMSEIARHAGVSPALAHHYFGSKEQLVIETIRSLLRQLRTDAVAALKAATTPREKLSAVIRVNFQAHQFAPETVAAWLAFYSEAQRSEEVRRLLVVYARRLNSNLLSSLRQLCPAGIASDIADGAAAMIDGLYLRQGLKSAPVSIESSIALTEGYVTAQLAAANAGRGDTPSAVAGSPPLAASRRPPP, encoded by the coding sequence ATGCCGAAGGTTGGAATGGAGCCGGTGCGCCGCAAGGCGCTGGTGGACGCGACGCTGAGGGCGGTCGGCGACCATGGCTCGCTGACCGTCACCATGTCGGAGATCGCCCGCCATGCCGGTGTATCGCCAGCGCTTGCCCACCACTATTTCGGCTCCAAGGAACAGCTCGTCATCGAGACGATCCGCAGCCTGTTGCGCCAGCTGCGCACGGACGCGGTTGCGGCCCTCAAGGCGGCCACGACGCCGCGCGAAAAGCTGTCGGCGGTCATCCGGGTGAATTTCCAGGCGCACCAGTTCGCACCGGAGACGGTGGCTGCGTGGCTCGCCTTCTATTCGGAGGCGCAGCGCTCGGAAGAAGTGCGCCGCCTGCTCGTCGTCTATGCACGGCGGTTGAATTCCAACCTGCTGTCGAGCCTCAGGCAGCTCTGCCCGGCCGGGATCGCGTCGGATATTGCCGACGGTGCAGCCGCGATGATCGACGGCCTGTATCTCCGGCAGGGGCTGAAATCCGCGCCGGTCAGCATCGAGTCGTCGATTGCGTTGACGGAGGGCTATGTGACGGCCCAGCTGGCCGCTGCCAATGCGGGTCGGGGCGATACGCCAAGCGCTGTCGCAGGATCGCCCCCACTCGCCGCTTCGCGGCGACCTCCCCCCTAA
- the betC gene encoding choline-sulfatase → MTASKPNILIIMVDQLNGKFFPDGPADWLHAPHIKALAARSARFRNNYTSSPLCAPARASFMAGQLPSRTRVYDNAAEYVSSIPTFAHHLRRAGYYTALSGKMHFVGPDQLHGFEERLTTDIYPADFGWTPDYRKPGERIDWWYHNMGSVKGAGVAEITNQMEYDDEVAFLANQKLYQLSRDNDDIYRRPWSLAVSFTHPHDPYVARRKFWDLYEDCEHLMPEVGMLEEQDSHSARILHSCDYAGFAISGEDVRRSRQAYFANISYLDEKVGELIDTLTRTRMLDETLILFCSDHGDMLGERGLWFKMNFFEGSARVPLMISGPGVTPGLHLAPSSNLDVTPTLCDLAGISMEDVMPWTDGESLLPIINGAERISPVLMEYAAEASYAPIVGIREGKWKYIHCELDPEQLYDLDADPLELSNLATSDNPVIKATLEAFRQMREARWDMAEFDAAVRESQARRWVVYEALRNGAYYPWDHQPLQKASERYMRNHMNLDNLEESKRYPRGE, encoded by the coding sequence GTGACCGCCAGCAAGCCGAACATCCTGATCATCATGGTCGACCAGCTCAACGGGAAATTTTTCCCGGATGGCCCGGCGGACTGGCTGCATGCGCCGCATATCAAGGCGCTCGCCGCGCGCTCGGCGCGCTTTCGCAACAACTATACCTCCTCGCCGCTCTGCGCGCCCGCCCGCGCCTCCTTCATGGCCGGGCAACTGCCGAGCCGTACGCGGGTCTATGACAATGCGGCGGAATACGTCTCCTCCATCCCGACCTTCGCGCATCACCTGCGCCGTGCCGGCTACTACACGGCACTGTCCGGCAAGATGCATTTCGTCGGGCCGGACCAGTTGCACGGTTTCGAGGAGCGGCTGACGACGGATATCTACCCGGCGGATTTCGGCTGGACGCCGGACTACCGCAAGCCGGGTGAACGCATCGACTGGTGGTACCACAATATGGGTTCGGTGAAGGGCGCAGGTGTCGCCGAGATCACCAACCAGATGGAATATGACGACGAGGTCGCCTTCCTCGCCAATCAGAAGCTCTATCAGCTGTCGCGTGACAATGACGATATCTATCGCCGGCCGTGGAGCCTCGCCGTCTCCTTCACCCACCCGCACGACCCCTATGTGGCACGCCGGAAATTCTGGGACCTCTACGAGGATTGCGAACACCTGATGCCCGAGGTCGGCATGCTGGAAGAGCAGGATTCGCATTCGGCGCGCATCCTGCACTCCTGCGACTATGCCGGCTTCGCGATCAGCGGCGAGGACGTGCGCCGCTCCCGCCAGGCCTATTTCGCCAACATCTCCTATCTCGACGAAAAGGTCGGCGAACTCATCGATACGCTGACGCGCACGCGCATGCTGGACGAGACGCTGATCCTGTTCTGCTCGGACCATGGCGACATGCTCGGCGAGCGCGGCCTGTGGTTCAAGATGAATTTTTTCGAGGGCTCGGCCCGCGTGCCGCTGATGATATCAGGCCCCGGCGTCACCCCCGGCCTGCACCTCGCCCCCTCCTCCAACCTCGACGTCACGCCGACACTCTGCGACCTCGCCGGCATCTCCATGGAAGACGTCATGCCGTGGACGGACGGCGAGAGCCTCCTGCCGATCATCAACGGCGCCGAGCGCATCTCGCCCGTGCTGATGGAATATGCGGCAGAGGCCTCCTATGCGCCGATCGTCGGCATCCGCGAGGGGAAGTGGAAATACATTCACTGCGAACTCGACCCGGAGCAACTCTACGACCTCGATGCCGATCCGCTGGAACTCAGCAATCTGGCGACCTCGGACAATCCGGTCATCAAGGCGACGCTGGAGGCCTTTAGACAGATGCGCGAGGCGCGCTGGGACATGGCGGAGTTCGACGCCGCCGTGCGTGAAAGCCAGGCGCGGCGCTGGGTGGTCTATGAGGCGCTGCGGAACGGTGCCTATTATCCATGGGACCACCAGCCGCTGCAGAAGGCCTCCGAACGCTACATGCGCAACCACATGAACCTCGACAATCTCGAGGAATCCAAACGTTACCCGCGGGGAGAATAA